cattttaaatttaaatgtagtCACCGTTTGATGGTAATGCCATTAATACAAACAAGATGCCTGTAGTTGTTTGCTAGCTAGCAACCCTGACATTACCATGGGTTGTTCATATTCAGTTTAAACAAATAACCTAGAGATACAATTAATTTAAGTTTAAGTTTACAGGTAGCAGAGGAAACATACTAAATATCCCAAAAAGTTCCCTCCTTATCTCATAATCACTTATAAAGGATTTTATCGAAAGACAAATATGAGTGGCCCtatgttttgattcaaatgtgTGCGATAAATCAAAGTGTGTATCTTCTACCTTGTTCATTTTAGAGCCGCTGTTTAATCTGAGCAATTCAGCACTTTGTCCAAAAGGTAAATTTCTCCTTCTGTCAGTTTTGCACAATCTGCACTTTTTCCAGCTAGCCGTCTCCTCCGAGTACTTTCCACAACGAAGGTCAGTGAGAAAGTGAGATCCGTTTTTTGCGTCATTTAAAAGGTCAGGGTCGCCTTCCAGATACCTCGGAACCCTAATGTCAGAACCTAGTTCAGACTAAAGCgggaaaaacaggatttgttcGTAGCAACAGGTGACATGGTAAAATGCCAGCTAGTGGAGCCATTAAACAAACTCAGGCCTCTGCATCATGTGAGTTAACATTGTATTAATAATTTATGTGCCAATGGTAGTAGCGTGACATTTCTTTCTCGTGGTTGAATACATAAAAAATTGACACTCGCACGTGTggttccatggtgtaatggttagcactctggactcTGAATCCAGCGATCCGAGTTCAAATCTCGGTGGAACCTAACTTTTTCTTAATGTTTCTGCTTGCAAACATGTGGACCAAACCCAAATGTAAATTAACATGTATCTCActagcacacacacagctttaatACTACTAACAAACCCCGACGTTTGGTGTGGAATACACCAGCACACATACATGTGCTACCGTCACGAGACGCAGCAACAGCTACACGACGTTCTTTCGACCGTCGTGAAGACGTCACTCCAACATGGCGGCCTCCATTGCGCGACGTTCCTATGTGTTTTGTCGTTGTGTAGGAATAAACGTGATTAGGCAGCATGTAACATTACGGAATGTTGTACTGAGGCACACTAACAACACTTTTCAGTCGAGTGTTAGTTACGGGACCCGAGAGGCAGCCGGCACACAGGTCAGTAAAATAAACGCGAAcagtttctgtctttctgttgtAGGAAGAATGCCTCTGAAAAGTCCCTTAAAAAAGGACTAGTTTACCAACTGTTTCCGAATAAAACTTATTGGACGTATTGAACGTAGGGTGTGTTTAGTTTGAGTAGTTTAAGTTGTTGCCATCGAGAAACAGgttttattttgacttttttcaggAAACCCAAGTTCACATTCCAGTAGGTAAggacaaacaaacatattttcAAGAGGaatcacatataaatgtcatgTCATTTATACGGTGTATTAATCCATATGGTCTTGTGTTATGTATTAGAACGTTTGACGGTATCTTACAGCAGAAGCAGCGGTCCTGGGGGTCAGCATGTCAACAAAGGTTACCACagtttaattttaaatgaaaataaatactttCTGGTGCATAATTAGTGCATAACATAGTTCATGTTAATAAGATGGTCTACCATTTTTAATCCACAGTCAGCACAAAAGCAGAAGTCCGATTCCATGTGCAAACAGCAGAATGGATCCCAGAAGATGTTCGGAAAAAAATCCTTGAAAAGGTTTGTTTTCACATACTGTGAGTTAAGAAATATGTCTGACTTGTTGATGtcaatttcattcatttctacTCTTGCATCACAGTTAACAGAAAATACAGTTATTctctttgcagattattttttttaaactttttaattttcacCCCTCACTTTGATGTTGCTGTGCAGAACAAAACCCGAATCACTAAGGCGGGGGAACTGCTGGTGACCTCAGAGCTGAGTAGGAGTCAGCAGAGAAACCTTTCTGACTGCATACAGAAGATCTCTGCTATCATAGCAGAAGCCAGTGAGAAGCCCCATGAGCCAACAGCTGAAGACATCGCGCTCAGGGCAGCAAGGTACTGCTTAGAGTGGCGTTGTTTGGTTGTTGATCTACTTTAAAAATGGCTAAATTTGACCTTAAATGTGTTGTGCAGGTTGGAAAAGAGGAACAAGGAGCGCCTCAGAAAGAAGAAGATTCATTCAGCTACCAAGCAGAACAGACGTGTGGATTTTGACTAAGTGGATGACTGTTATACTTCTCCCTCCTGCGATTTAGTGGCTATAATAATCAATCCTGTGATTTTATACTTATACTATTTATTAAGTGGTTGATGTACATAttgggtttttgttgttgtttttgttgttgtttgtaaaataaacactgaaagcgTTTCATAATAAACACCAACAATGTTTTAAGTGAAGACTACTTTTAACTAAGAATGCTACTTTAACACACTAGGTTTAACGACACTTATAAAATTACGCTTATAGTAATAATAAACAGCACTTTGTTGACGAGAGAAGAGCCAAGGGTTATtctttcatgaaaaaaaaagaaggcttAGCAGAGGATGGTTTCGATCCATCGACCTCTGGGTTATGGGCCCAGCACGCTTCCGCTGCGCCACTCTGCTGCCGATGGTGAGGGGAGTGATTATTTCTGTATTTAACTCACTGTTGTACGTGTTTGTTGTTGCCAGAACTGACTGGTAAGATTGCTAGCTTTTGTAACATTAGTGTCTTAATCTTAAGGAATAATCGTTTTCGCTAGTAAGTTAACCATAACGTTAGCGTTCGCTTGGGCGGATACCATCAATCATTATTAGCTTCAGTAGGAGTTCCGTTTCACATACACAACTTCTTCATTTCGTTTGGCTTTTAATTTTAACACTGACTCAAGGACACAAACATTCCAAAAAACTGCTGTCGTTTGGTGGAAGGTTAGCTGCCTAAGAGCAACTGAATCGAAAGCGAATTTGGCGGCTGCGACGTAAGCAAAAGTCGACCACGAAGGGACTCGAACCCTCAATCTTCTGATCCGAAGTCAGACGCCTTATCCATTAGGCCACGCGGTCAGATTGATAGACGAGGAACCCAAGTATATCCAAATACCTAAATATATAACTATACGACGTCGGTACTTAATTTTCTACCACTATTTCAACCTCTATTACAACACAAATTATGTTATACCTTATAGAACAGCAGCGTTTTATCAGTAGCTGTTGATGAGAAAACTTTCCCTGTACTCACAAAATGTGCTgaagtcttgtggttttttACTACTCCAATAATACATCAGCTAAAGTCACTTTAAAAAGTGGCACAGAGGTGGGAAGcaacaaagtacaaatactttgttactgttTACTTTCTTCGTTAACTTTTCAGATACCTGTACTTTACTTAAGTAGTTATTTTTCTGACAACCTTTTACTTTAGCTCcctatatttttaaacaaatacctACACTTTATATATCTGACTTGTATATGGCCCACAATGCAAAATGAGTTTAACATCCCTGCCCATATCTGGTTTATGCAGTCAATTCTCTGGACAGGGGATAACCTAGCCTTCCTCTTACCAGCCATCACCTCCAACTCATCCTATGGTGTGCTGGAGTGTTCCCAACTCAGTATTGTGATAGAATTTCTCCAGCTTCCCCAGGGTCTCCTTCCAGTTTTGTATGACTGAAACACCTCACTTGGTGGAACGATCAGTAGACAATAGAGTTGGGCCTATAAATCCAAATATCAATGGTGTGGATCAATACAAGCGCGACAGGATCGATACTTTATTTCTATGCTTCTGAACGCTTCCTGGATGACCAAACTCTTCCTATCTTGTGGCCACTTCCATAGTCTTATTATTTCCGTCATAACCAACAGCTTGCAGCCACCAAAAAAGGAATGGAGATCAACTAATTTGTGTGACTGACATGACATTATCTCACCGGGTCAGGGAGAGAGGTTTGTGTGAGAGGAGACCTTAGGGTCTGATCCGCACATGCATAAACTATTTCTAGAGTCAGGAAGTGTTACTTACTCAGTTTAATTATACAACAAATACAAAGAGACTGAATGCATTATATAAATGCTTTATTAACAGGGTAAAGTAAGTCTTAGTTCAGTAATAATAGGAACTAATACCAGATTAGACTAAACATTAATGCAAATGTCTTATGAAGTAATAATGCACAAGTTTCAACTGGATAATAAAAGTAaagcaaattaaataaatttatTCTGACAGCATGTTATCAACATTCACATATCGGcactaaaaattaaaaaaaagaaagaaaaaagaaaaaattaaaaattcacacaaaaaaaaaatcaaaatacagGTACAGTTTGAATGTTACCCATCCTAAATATGAAAAGATGAGGCGTCAGACATTTTAAGTGCAATAGGTAAGTCATTACAGTACAGAAACCCCATGAACCTGGTAGAATAATAACAGGCTCTGGTTTGGCATTGCTAACACGTGTTCTCTCATTGCGCTTGGATCATTCGAAATGACACGAGCGCCGACCTCAAACGCACCACAGTTTGTTCACTAACTGTTTTCTGGGTTGCACACAAAATCCATTATCCACAGTGGGGTTTTTTCTCTTCCTAAAAACACACATGAGCCTCAAACACTAGTTTACGATCCCTCCGGTGTTAGCTGTGTCCATTTGTCCTCCACGACGCTGAAGAGCTGTGTATAAAATATATAACCGTAATAACATTCATTATAACAAAGGTTTACATATAGGAGGTTACCAAGAAAAAAGGCATAGTTATTGTATATTGTGAAAAAGGTGCAATATGTTGCAGGTTAGCTTTATAGTTTGGTAAGACTGCTAGGTGTTAGAAAAAGCCCTGGTTTGAAGCCTTATACCGGTTACACATCAGCTATTAAGTGTGAATGACTAACTATATAAAATCTACTTCCTCACAAACCTTCATGCCGTCTTCATTCAGTTGTCACCCCAGCAACCAGAAATCCTCATGCTTTATATTTACTGTATTCTGTATGAAAGCTCATAATGCCCAGgaaacagtgaaaacagctATCTGCAGAGATTCTCCTTTTGCAACTCATCTCTAAGTCAGAAGCTTTGTAGTATTTACTGGGCCTATCACAGATCAGTCGGTATTAGCATTTTTGTTGTCAGATTTGTGCCAATATGCAAACTTTAAACAGAACATGGGTAGAAAAATATTACTGGGGTAATTTGGAAATGGTAGCGATGGGCTCTGAAGAAGCTCTCAGTACTGCCTGCAGCCAGGGTTGCCAGGTCTTTCATTTTCCTGCACGTACTTTTTAAGCACTGTTGCAAACAGCTGGTTGGGAACAGATATTCCTTATGAACCTCGACTTTAGCATTTTGGCTGTTGCTGTCTTGTTAGATATATAGTATTAATAATACTAGCACTTCAATCAACAAAGGAGGTGCACAAGCTGTTAGTAGAATTAATCAACAGCAAGTCATGCTATTTTTTATGAAAGGGAGACAGGTGAATCGGTGAAGATGCAAGGAGTTTTGAACGTAGAGGAGTTTAAATCATCCAAAGCAACAGAGTGCAcaagagaggagaagaagagagtgcagggaAGGTGGAGTGAGTAGATTTGTGACAGGAAGATAACAGTAACAGTGAAAGCTGATAACAAAAAGACAGGCAGTGGAGCTGGAGGTAGCACAGTTGAAGATACTGAGCTTTTATTTGGGTGACCAGGAGGGGACAGGATCAGAAGGGA
Above is a genomic segment from Maylandia zebra isolate NMK-2024a linkage group LG8, Mzebra_GT3a, whole genome shotgun sequence containing:
- the mrpl58 gene encoding large ribosomal subunit protein mL62 isoform X2, which gives rise to MVKCQLVEPLNKLRPLHHETQVHIPVERLTVSYSRSSGPGGQHVNKVSTKAEVRFHVQTAEWIPEDVRKKILEKNKTRITKAGELLVTSELSRSQQRNLSDCIQKISAIIAEASEKPHEPTAEDIALRAARLEKRNKERLRKKKIHSATKQNRRVDFD
- the mrpl58 gene encoding large ribosomal subunit protein mL62 isoform X1, encoding MAASIARRSYVFCRCVGINVIRQHVTLRNVVLRHTNNTFQSSVSYGTREAAGTQETQVHIPVERLTVSYSRSSGPGGQHVNKVSTKAEVRFHVQTAEWIPEDVRKKILEKNKTRITKAGELLVTSELSRSQQRNLSDCIQKISAIIAEASEKPHEPTAEDIALRAARLEKRNKERLRKKKIHSATKQNRRVDFD